One genomic segment of Chelmon rostratus isolate fCheRos1 chromosome 22, fCheRos1.pri, whole genome shotgun sequence includes these proteins:
- the pyroxd1 gene encoding pyridine nucleotide-disulfide oxidoreductase domain-containing protein 1, whose protein sequence is MADKKEKTFRFVIVGGGIAGVTCVEQLSSQIPSADVALITAGPHIKAVTNYKQVSKTLEEFDVEERPSSVLEEKYPNLTVIHSAVKSLHTQSHSVETADGRVFGYEKLCICGGGRPKLLTEDNPLVLGIRDTDSAQEFQKRLCTAKRIVVVGNGGIALELVFEVEGCEVIWAVKDKAIGNTFFDAGAAQFLIPSLESDKPERAAPCKRPRYTTEEPAPGASQTFTADRNARGHGSGPTEAGSALGPDWHEGIVLRGAEQVSRRVSVEYQCEVEKIFTCEELLNSPQQTLRPENGRSWPLYIQLTNGKTFGCDFIVSATGVVPNTEPFLPGNKFALADDGGLQVDDHMMTSEPDVYAAGDVCTACWEHSPLWQQMRLWTQARQMGWYAGRCMAAHVLSETIELDFCFELFSHVTKFFNYKVVLLGKFNGQGLGPDHELLVRCTKGQEYVKVVLSGGRMVGAVLIGETDLEETFENLILNQMDLTPYGEELLNPDIDIEDYFD, encoded by the exons ATGGCagataaaaaagagaaaacatttagGTTTGTGATCGTGGGAGGTGGCATCGCGGGTGTGACATGTGTTGAGCAG ctgtcaTCCCAGATTCCATCAGCTGACGTGGCTCTGATTACAGCAGGTCCCCATATCAAGGCAGTGACCAACTATAAACAG GTGTCCAAGACACTGGAAGAGTTTGATGTTGAGGAGCGACCATCCAGTGTTCTGGAGGAGAAATATCCCAACCTGACTGTCATCCACTCTGCTGTCAAATCActtcacacacaatcacat TCTGTGGAAACTGCAGATGGCCGGGTTTTTGGTTATGAGAAGCTGTGTATCTGCGGTGGGGGCAGACCCAAGCTCCTGACCGAGGACAACCCTTTGGTGCTGGGGATACGGGACACAGACAGCGCCCAG gAATTTCAGAAGCGGTTATGCACAGCAAAGagaattgttgttgttggcaaTGGAGGGATTGCTTTGGAATTAGT GTTTGAGGTGGAGGGCTGTGAGGTGATCTGGGCCGTGAAGGACAAGGCCATAGGAAACACCTTCTTTGACGCTGGGGCGGCGCAGTTCCTCATCCCATCGTTGGAGTCTGACAAACCAGAGAGAGCTGCTCCCTGTAAGAGACCTCGCTACACCACCGAGGAACCAGCACCTGGAGCGTCCCAGACCTTCACAGCAG ACAGGAACGCACGAGGCCATGGTTCTGGTCCTACAGAGGCTGGCAGTGCCCTCGGTCCAGACTGGCATGAAGGAATAGTTCTACGAGGAGCAGAGCAG GTGTCCCGCAGAGTTTCAGTGGAATACCAGTGTGAGGTGGAGAAGATCTTCACCTGCGAGGAGCTGCTCAATTCCCCACAGCAAACACTCAGACCTGAGAATG GGAGATCCTGGCCACTTTACATCCAGCTAACGAATGGCAAAACATTTGGCTGTGATTTTATAGTCAGTGCCACCGGTGTCGTGCCCAACACTGAGCCATTTCTCCCCGGCAACAAG tTTGCACTGGCAGATGATGGTGGCCTGCAGGTAGATGACCACATGATGACTTCAGAGCCAGACGTGTATGCAGCAGGAGACGTGTGCACTGCATGCTGGGAACACAGtccactgtggcagcag aTGCGTTTGTGGACGCAGGCCCGTCAGATGGGCTGGTACGCCGGCCGCTGCATGGCAGCACATGTCCTGTCAGAAACAATAGAACTGGATTTCTGCTTTGAACTCTTCTCACACGTTACCAAATTCTTCAACTACAAG GTGGTCCTGCTGGGAAAGTTTAATGGGCAGGGGCTGGGGCCTGATCATGAGCTACTGGTACGCTGTACCAAAGGCCAGGAGTATGTCAAG GTCGTTCTCAGTGGAGGCAGGATGGTGGGAGCGGTGCTGATCGGGGAAACAGACCTGGAGGAGACCTTTGAGAACCTGATCCTGAACCAGATGGATCTGACCCCGTATGGAGAGGAGCTGCTAAACCCCGACATTGATATAGAGGACTACTTTGATTGA